Proteins from a genomic interval of Chanos chanos chromosome 3, fChaCha1.1, whole genome shotgun sequence:
- the kcna10a gene encoding potassium voltage-gated channel subfamily A member 10 yields MTVQAGKMEVALVDFEHLDDIDSSIDDQDDPNYPSETTALTEDKSDCRRGSNHTCTPKTSPYKEESQRAQTLGVPHSPTIPSYSRRGRASCASLISNWNLLLHSDGAQSEAIFSQLAKECCEDLFVDKRALDEGDQKVIINIAGLRFETELKTLDQFPNTLLGDPMKRMDYFDPMRNEYFFDRNRPSFDGILYYYQSGGKIRRPANVPLDVFADEIIFYELGDEAMEQFRDEEGFIKDVEIPLPSNEFHRQFWLLFEYPESSNAARGVALVSIFVIIISIIIFCLETLPEFREDFEVLPPVGLPLNQTQDGFPSLSPPSATPKAITKTLSDPFFIIETACIIWFFFELCVRFMACPSKREFFNNIMNMIDIISIIPYFVTLVTETMTSADSSSSQNMSLAILRIIRLVRVFRIFKLSRHSKGLQILGQTLKASMRELGLLIFFLFIGVILFSSAIYFAEVDEPNTQFVSIPDGFWWAVVTMTTVGYGDMCPITLGGKMVGTLCAIAGVLTIALPVPVIVSNFNYFYHRETEQEDKQPMADSPEQALRSGTTTKHGSTVSLNKANGNWP; encoded by the coding sequence ATGACAGTTCAAGCAGGGAAGATGGAAGTGGCACTGGTTGACTTTGAGCATCTAGATGACATTGACAGTAGTATTGATGACCAGGACGATCCAAATTACCCCAGTGAAACCACAGCTCTCACAGAGGACAAATCAGACTGCAGACGTGGCAGCAACCACACCTGCACTCCCAAGACATCCCCCTACAAGGAGGAAAGCCAACGTGCTCAGACTCTAGGGGTGCCACACTCACCAACCATACCTTCGTATTCTAGGAGAGGGCGTGCCAGCTGTGCCAGTCTGATCTCTAATTGGAATCTTTTGCTGCATAGTGATGGGGCCCAAAGTGAGGCCATTTTTAGCCAACTGGCCAAAGAGTGCTGTGAAGATTTGTTTGTGGACAAGCGAGCACTGGATGAAGGCGACCAGAAAGTCATCATCAATATTGCCGGACTTCGCTtcgaaactgaactgaaaacactGGACCAGTTTCCCAACACCTTGCTTGGAGATCCAATGAAACGAATGGACTACTTTGACCCAATGAGAAATGAATATTTCTTTGATCGTAATCGTCCAAGTTTTGATGGGATTCTCTACTACTACCAATCAGGGGGTAAGATTAGGAGACCAGCAAATGTGCCCTTGGACGTGTTTGCAGATGAGATCATTTTCTATGAACTGGGGGATGAAGCAATGGAGCAATTCCGTGATGAAGAAGGTTTCATTAAAGATGTGGAAATCCCTCTGCCCTCCAATGAGTTCCACAGACAGTTCTGGCTGCTTTTCGAGTATCCAGAGAGTTCCAATGCAGCTCGTGGAGTAGCTTTGGTCTCCATTTTTGTCATAATCATTTCTATCATCATCTTCTGTCTCGAGACATTGCCAGAATTCCGTGAGGACTTTGAGGTGCTCCCACCTGTCGGACTTCCTCTTAACCAGACGCAGGATggcttcccttctctctcccccccaagTGCCACACCCAAAGCCatcaccaaaactctttctgaCCCATTCTTCATCATTGAAACAGCCTGCATCATATGGTTCTTCTTTGAGCTGTGTGTACGATTCATGGCCTGTCCAAGCAAGCGTGAATTCTTCAATAACATTATGAATATGATCGACATTATATCCATCATCCCCTACTTTGTAACACTGGTGACAGAGACGATGACCTCAGCAGACAGCAGTTCTAGTCAGAATATGTCCTTGGCCATTCTCCGGATCATCCGTCTGGTCAGAGTCTTCCGTATCTTCAAGCTGTCTCGTCATTCCAAAGGGCTGCAGATTCTGGGTCAGACCCTTAAAGCCAGCATGAGAGAACTGGGCCtgctcattttctttctcttcattggTGTCATCCTCTTCTCCAGCGCCATTTATTTTGCTGAAGTTGATGAACCCAACACGCAGTTTGTCAGCATTCCTGATGGGTTCTGGTGGGCGGTGGTTACCATGACTACGGTGGGTTATGGTGATATGTGCCCAATTACTCTTGGGGGCAAGATGGTAGGCACACTCTGTGCCATTGCTGGTGTACTAACCATTGCTCTGCCTGTGCCTGTCATCGTCTCAAATTTCAACTACTTCTATCACCGAGAGACTGAGCAAGAGGACAAACAGCCAATGGCTGATTCTCCAGAGCAAGCCCTAAGATCAGGGACAACCACCAAACATGGCAGTACTGTCTCCCTCAACAAGGCAAACGGCAACTGGCCATAA
- the pnpla1 gene encoding patatin-like phospholipase domain-containing protein 2 translates to MTVIHDSCDQFGKSPVYVSFSGSGFLATYQLGAVQCLLDNAPWVLQSAPRVYGASAGSIVAAAVVCGSSMDSVKDELVEFAKFAKQHALGPLHPNVNVLKWLECTLRRFLSEDAHRLANGRLHISMTRIPDGKNILVSEFQSKDDLIKALLCSCFVPVYCGVSPPSYKGVHYIDGGLTNIQPIHDTSHTLTISPFAGEVDICPSDKASILCDLVINGFSMQLTLPNVFRVSDALFPRDWRVLSKAYNNGYRDAFHYLNESYSCCAGALWSGEWTDSQTVEDGEMGEETEKSSTVIASQQEEVSKEVCPQVEDSSWRSSVFLGQSSYKNPEQQIPGALLWNYMVHLQMMGILSLYLPPKMISYLLLPISLTVFIITTFTNSFQLWCVEALVIAYWLWQDAKHVLIFFISIVTSSLQRGLGNRLPLLFLIPTLQAQSKYRLEGEH, encoded by the exons atgacTGTCATACACGACTCATGCGATCAGTTTGGGAAATCACCAGTTTATGTCTCCTTCTCCGGTTCTGGTTTCTTGGCAACATATCAGCTCGGTGCAGTTCAGTGTCTTTTGGACAATGCGCCGTGGGTACTGCAAAGTGCACCACGGGTCTACGGCGCATCTGCAGGATCAATAGTGGCTGCAGCTGTGGTTTGCGGCTCGAGCATGG ATTCTGTGAAGGATGAGCTGGTGGAATTTGCGAAATTTGCAAAGCAGCATGCCCTTGGTCCGCTGCATCCCAACGTGAACGTGTTGAAATGGCTAGAATGCACACTCCGTCGGTTCCTGTCCGAGGATGCGCACCGTCTTGCGAACGGCCGCTTGCACATCTCAATGACACGTATTCCGGATGGCAAGAACATTCTAGTTTCTGAGTTTCAGTCTAAAGATGATCTCATCAAA GCCCTGTTGTGTAGctgttttgttcctgtgtaTTGTGGGGTTTCCCCTCCATCTTACAAAGGAGTG CACTACATTGACGGAGGGCTCACCAACATTCAGCCCATCCATGACACCTCCCACACTCTCACCATTTCTCCGTTTGCTGGAGAGGTGGACATCTGCCCATCTGATAAAGCCTCCATCCTCTGTGACCTGGTCATCAATGGGTTCTCTATGCAACTCACACTACCCAACGTCTTCAGAGTGTCTGATGCCCTATTCCCACGTGACTGGAGG GTGCTGAGTAAGGCATACAACAATGGATATCGGGATGCCTTTCACTACTTAAACGAAAGCT ACTCCTGCTGTGCTGGGGCGCTGTGGTCTGGAGAGTGGACAGACTCTCAGACTGTGGAGGACGGGGAAATGGGTGAAGAGACGGAGAAGTCCAGTACAGTGATAGCCTCTCAGCAGGAAGAGGTTTCTAAAGAGGTCTGCCCACAAGTGGAAGACTCCTCCTGGAGGAGTTCTGTCTTTCTGGGTCAGTCAAGCTATAAAAACCCTGAACAACAGATCCCTGGGG cgTTGTTGTGGAACTACATGGTACACCTGCAGATGATGGGTATCCTGAGTCTCTACCTTCCACCCAAGATGATATCATATCTGCTCCTCCCAATTTCCTTGACTGTCTTCATCATCACTACATTCACTAATAG CTTTCAGCTCTGGTGTGTTGAAGCTCTGGTGATTGCTTACTGGCTGTGGCAGGATGCCAAACATGTTTTAATCTTCTTCATCAGCATCGTGACCTCCAGCTTACAGCGCGGTTTAGGCAACAG gcTGCCCCTGTTGTTCCTCATCCCAACGCTGCAGGCCCAGAGTAAATACAGACTTGAGGGGGAGCACTAA